The following proteins come from a genomic window of Montipora foliosa isolate CH-2021 chromosome 2, ASM3666993v2, whole genome shotgun sequence:
- the LOC137991483 gene encoding zinc finger MYM-type protein 1-like — protein MSLSKSRKRSYRYRVKCEECEKEFESDYVEAHSRIVVVVRCLPVVESSQLKLSGFFSKSSAAVESPGQTQEASLVGYSPESEKRTISSTDETVAMRDLESIDQGSLTPDASIRDFQKPSEPSTPIDKGIQSDLKGIAELGQESSTSPTLTTMVPKQPVLPEYPGTKFSSESFTRRFQPDWCKKYPWLSCDVEKDVCACFACIEFGEDASFVFKNWKKPSKLTKHSQSENHEIFTSDNRVLDFHCYAKFAVRGHEESRKDIWEVSDINRGNFLELLHLRCKDLPWLQPKLQAQLQLHAQWTSPSIQNEPLAIVSDLVLERITTEVRKSGYFGIIMDETSDISRTEEVSLCLRYVINGETKETFVGFFATASTEGEVLYELAKTAINKLDLRLENIIAECFDGAANMNGILCALGEIVFSRSPSINNIQTVSNFYGVDSEMLSSEKAIFENYDCGDPCQRKTQP, from the exons ATGTCTTTGTCGAAGTCTCGTAAACGGTCATATCGGTACCGTGTGAAATGTGAAGAATGCGAAAAAGAATTCGAGTCCGACTATGTAGAAGCTCATTCCcgaattgttgttgttgtgagaTGTCTGCCAGTGGTAGAATCGTCACAGCTGAAATTAAGTGGTTTCTTCTCTAAAAGCAGTGCAGCAGTCGAATCTCCAGGTCAGACACAGGAGGCATCGCTTGTTGGATATAGTCCAGAGAGTGAAAAACGTACAATTTCATCAACAGACGAAACTGTTGCAATGCGAGATCTTGAATCAATCGACCAAGGTTCACTTACACCTGATGCCTCAATAAGAGACTTCCAGAAACCTAGTGAGCCCAGTACCCCGATAGATAAAGGCATTCAATCAGATCTCAAAGGGATTGCTGAACTAGGGCAAGAGTCTTCTACATCACCTACGTTGACAACAATGGTCCCGAAACAGCCTGTTTTACCCGAATATCCGGGCACCAAGTTCAGCAGTGAGTCTTTCACTAGACGATTCCAGCCTGACTGGTGTAAAAAGTATCCATGGCTTAGTTGCGATGTCGAAAAAGACGTGTGTGCATGTTTTGCCTGTATAGAGTTTGGAGAGgatgcatcttttgttttcaagaattggaagaagccatcaaagttaacaaaacacaGCCAAAGTGAGAATCAT GAAATATTTACAAGTGATAATCGAGTGCTTGATTTTCACTGCTATGCAAAATTTGCTGTTAGAGGCCATGAAGAAAGTCGAAAGGATATCTGGGAAGTGTCAGATATAAACAGAGGAAACTTCCTCGAATTACTCCATTTACGATGCAAAGACTTGCCATGGCTGCAGCCAAAACTCCAGGCACAGCTCCAGTTGCATGCTCAGTGGACATCACCCAGTATCCAAAATGAGCCACTTGCAATAGTGTCAGACCTTGTGCTTGAGAGAATCACGACAGAAGTAAGGAAGAGTGGTTACTTTGGAATCATCATGGATGAAACTTCAGACATCAGTAGAACCGAAGAGGTATCCTTGTGCCTCAGGTACGTTATCAATGGtgagacaaaagaaactttcgttGGTTTCTTTGCCACTGCTTCTACGGAGGGGGAAGTTCTGTACGAGCTCgcaaaaacagccataaatAAGCTGGATTTAAGGTTGGAAAACATTATTGCCGAATGCTTTGATGGCGCTGCGAACATGAATGGTATTTTGTGCGCATTGGGCGAAATCGTATTCAGCCGTTCTCCAAGCATCAACAACATCCAAACTGTATCAAATTTCTATGGCGTGGATAGCGAAATGCTATCAAGTGAGAAGGCAATCTTTGAAAACTACGACTGCGGGGACCCATGCCAGAGAAAAACGCAGCCGTGA